The following are encoded together in the Babesia microti strain RI chromosome II, complete genome genome:
- a CDS encoding conserved Plasmodium protein, unknown function (overlaps_old_locusTagID:BBM_II03770), which yields MRKMASTKIASVPNYTISHNFAHNHNKHVDENLTAIRHLPHSIGTKPLEINTQFYSDLFDAKYHNINEDNGKLKSAASPTIFADDNEMNLISSFSSGNSLDEFSLGMIKWPGLDDSNNSFGPKSNENRVYYFDGVGSEYQANSNGNWSPYGNPKNLLLDDLTSFGDGNLSPFSDTNMSNAISINICDNTHDSNNCRHMISNSDYFEPSMFYSNNNNYVNAWSNNNLSLDNGTEAPPLPNMSQQEIESKAKFSAIIESCFDLLNKGDYISGSFTPLISQSDMHKCLIHVIQSLLDASHEIDIIFLYQKVFEKFTLDISMLDIPSVGSFLHNEGYCKPCVFANKKTKTCENGSMCYFCHYVHKDVRQRVKSKRNKNPSKKSNCKTTNGSNAAVTHPFCNYSANCCQHNH from the coding sequence ATGAGGAAAATGGCTAGTACTAAAATCGCATCTGTTCCTAATTACACGATTTCACATAACTTCGCACACAATCACAACAAACATGTTGACGAAAATCTAACCGCTATAAGGCACTTGCCACATTCGATAGGCACAAAACCATTGGAAATCaatacacaattttattcTGACCTTTTTGACgcaaaatatcacaacATAAACGAAGATAATGGGAAATTAAAATCTGCAGCAAGTCCTACAATATTTGctgatgataatgaaatgAACCTCATTTCATCCTTCTCTAGTGGAAATTCTTTGGACGAATTCTCGCTTGGTATGATCAAATGGCCCGGTTTAGATGATTCCAACAACTCCTTTGGACCAAAAAGTAATGAAAACCGAGTTTATTACTTTGATGGAGTTGGAAGTGAATACCAAGCTAATTCCAATGGCAATTGGTCGCCATATGGTAAcccaaaaaatttattactCGATGATTTAACATCATTTGGTGATGGAAATCTATCGCCATTTTCTGATACCAATATGAGTAATGCAATCTCTATCAACATATGTGACAATACACATGATTCTAACAACTGTCGACatatgatatcaaattccGACTACTTTGAACCTTCAATGTTCTATAGTAACAACAATAACTATGTGAATGCTTGGTCAAATAACAATCTGAGTCTGGATAATGGAACAGAAGCACCACCACTGCCAAATATGTCACAACAGGAAATTGAAAGTAAAGCAAAATTTTCAGCCATCATAGAATCATGTTTCGACCTTTTAAACAAAGGAGACTATATTTCTGGCTCTTTTACGCCTTTAATATCTCAATCAGATATGCACAAGTGTCTCATACATGTTATACAATCGCTATTAGACGCATCTCACGAAATTGACATTATATTCTTATACCAGAAGGTATTTGAGAAGTTCACCCTTGATATTAGTATGTTGGACATTCCCAGTGTTGGATCTTTTTTGCATAATGAAGGATATTGTAAGCCATGTGTTTTTGCCAACAAGAAAACTAAGACATGTGAAAATGGATCCATGTGTTATTTCTGCCACTACGTCCACAAGGACGTGCGCCAAAGAGTCAAAAGTAAGAGAAACAAAAATCCGTCTAAGAAATCAAATTGCAAGACTACAAATGGGTCCAATGCCGCAGTTACACACCCGTTCTGCAATTACTCAGCGAATTGTTGCCAACATAACCACTAA
- a CDS encoding hypothetical protein (overlaps_old_locusTagID:BBM_II03775;~overlaps_old_locusTagID:BBM_II03780), with product MCLHLWLLVSLFVQNIATFLIYDGKYGKNRDLLWETWFNPFQTVPSHTIYFMDNTFIAYEQSTIIDSLFIGTFQLRKLSNGSYIVGNVVNNTKLGVIGLVYMDANECKLLGWHQYSAGCFLALKKVDPNNCTDNTSDDYDVKSASCVLVISSENVEDIFTNSKYTIVGSISAEIPMQRLDVSAVSKCLYFVSRNFDESTISKHQHRFRDYFNYKIHSYSLVDNKITGTLTATFTSALEYLSAPLWIMADLVPKCLTLVHYDDNGFLVLNIIEYENFRHLSTVTLGGIQSGSIIEFSKTVNTPKIVAIGDTPPYEKIIILNGITGEIQRHDVYLS from the exons ATGTGTTTACACCTGTGGCTTTTGGTGTCATTATTTGTGCAAAATATCGCAacatttttgatttatGACGGG AAATACGGGAAGAATCGTGATTTGCTCTGGGAAACCTGGTTCAATCCTTTTCAGACGGTGCCCAGTCATACCATTTACTTTATGGATAATACTTTTATCGCATATGAACAGTCTACTATCATAGACAGTTTGTTTATAGGTACTTTTCAACTTAggaaattgtcaaatggATCTTATATTGTCGGCAATGTTGTCAATAATACCAAATTAGGAGTAATTGGGCTAGTGTACATGGATGCAAATGAATGTAAGTTACTTGGTTGGCATCAATACAGCGCTGGTTGTTTTTTGGCCCTAAAAAAAGTAGATCCTAACAATTGTACTGACAATACTAGCGACGACTACGATGTCAAGAGCGCTAGCTGTGTTTTGGTTATTAGTTCAGAAAATGTAGAGGATATTTTTACAA ACAGTAAATACACTATCGTGGGCAGTATAAGTGCGGAAATCCCAATGCAACGACTTGACGTCAGTGCGGTGTCAAAATGTCTATATTTTGTCTCGAGGAACTTTGATGAATCTACAATTTCCAAGCATCAGCATAGATTTAGggattattttaattacaaaattcatAGTTACTCCCTTGTCGACAATAAAATCACCGGTACTCTGACTGCAACATTTACCAGTGCACTTGAATACTTATCAGCTCCTCTTTGGATTATGGCTGACCTTGTGCCTAAATGCTTAACATTAGTTCACTATGATGACAACGGATTTTTAGTGCTTAATATCATAGAATATGAGAATTTTAGGCACCTATCAACAGTCACACTTGGCGGCATTCAGAGTGGTTCTATTATCGAATTTTCAAAGACAGTAAACACCCCAAAAATCGTAGCCATAGGAGATACCCCGCCTTACGAGAAGATAATCATTCTAAATGGGATTACTGGTGAGATCCAAAGGCATGATGTATATCTCTcgtaa
- a CDS encoding conserved Plasmodium protein, unknown function (overlaps_old_locusTagID:BBM_II03785): MPQCPVTRIGHSIDHYNLLVQSYNEEINETSDELSEESNYLTTLNKIDVAQLSSVIRGTWENKYGEKMMNKWPNLCTEHIKLDYSKSRFNNPFIEECTTIINTHTNNLDHHLKYMKLDYIIMYGGIIFDTNNTSISSPIYQNGGVSQTSVDTFLKASNWTACDQLFFCSLQNYRQSWQALEFEHGLNARAFHSTCVIYALRGIPLIFLFGGLIAKDKFADNKLYYMQLFNDPKSFTKWSELHTDNPKPSPRYGHTLRCVTHYLVLFGGIANNELCNDVWILNLRNISLRNNKWEKIYFPGLTPAPRSFHSAISVGKTKYSMLIYGGITKLMNKNRIYALCITMDGKWIWKIFPLIVKFTHDIRAFHTMHVIDNNVVIIGGEDYSRERSIGLHVLIYCMREKTFFYRNQTMPMAGHASWVTNSLVHFFGGFTEMGISPLGIVTCNPLSYTTNNMAFVHYFRLNDAEEDENKEKVGDKESENILGRMVINNSDQEATLDPVLSMQIAYAEPVLTYISRPQRSSAFKAMQAIKEDMEVHKRAEDNKEPMA, translated from the exons ATGCCACAGTGTCCAGTGACACGAATTGGACATTCTATAGACCATTACAACCTCTTAGTGCAGAGTTATAACGAAGAAATCAATGAAACGTCTGACGAATTATCTGAAGAATCTAATTATCTCACAACTCTAAACAAAATCGATGTTGCCCAACTAAGTTCAGTGATTAGGGGTACGTGGGAGAATAAATATGGCGAGAAGATGATGAATAAGTGGCCCAATTTATGCACTGAACACATAAAGCTTGATTATTCCAAAAGTCGTTTTAACAATCCGTTTATTGAAGAATGTACCACGATTATCAATACACATACCAACAATTTAGATCATCAccttaaatatatgaaGTTGGATTACATAATCATGTATGGAGGCATAATCTTTGATActaataatacatcaatttcttctccaatatatcaaaatggTGGTGTATCGCAAACATCCGTCGACACATTTCTTAAAG CATCAAATTGGACTGCTTGTGACCAATTATTCTTCTGTTCGTTACAAAACTATAGGCAAAGCTGGCAAGCACTGGAATTCGAACACGGTCTTAATGCTAGAGCCTTCCACAGCACATGCGTTATATACGCTCTTCGGGGTATCCCCCTAATCTTTTTATTTGGCGGACTTATTGCGAAGGATAAATTTGCTGATAATAAGTTATACTATATGCAGCTTTTCAATGACCCTAAATCTTTTACTAAGTGGTCTGAATTGCACACAGATAACCCGAAGCCATCGCCAAGATACGGTCACACCCTTAGGTGCGTTACCCATTATTTGGTCTTATTCGGTGGTAttgcaaataatgaattatgCAATGATGTGTGGATATTGAATCTTAGGAATATCAGCTTGAGAAATAACAAATGGGAGAAGATATATTTCCCTGGCCTAACTCCTGCTCCAAGATCTTTCCATTCTGCCATTTCAGTGGGGAAAACAAAGTATTCTATG TTGATATATGGTGGGATAACTAAGTTAATGAACAAAAATCGGATTTACGCCCTGTGTATTACGATGGATGGAAAGTGGATTTGGAAGATCTTCCCCCTCATAGTCAAGTTTACCCATGATATTCGCGCTTTTCACA CTATGCACGTTATAGATAACAATGTTGTTATCATTGGGGGGGAAGATTATTCGAGGGAGAGGAG TATTGGTTTGcatgtattaatttattgtatgCGTGAGAAGACCTTTTTTTATCGCAATCAAACTATGCCTATG GCTGGTCACGCTTCTTGGGTCACTAACTCGCTAGTCCATTTCTTTGGCGGATTTACCGAAATGGGCATTTCGCCTTTAGGCATAGTGACTTGCAACCCCTTGAGTTATACCACTAACAACATGGCCTTTGTACACTACTTTCGTCTCAATGATGCGGAAGAGGATGAAAACAAGGAAAAGGTTGGGGATAAGGAGTCAGAAAATATATTGGGGAGGATGGTCATCAACAATTCTGATCAAGAAGCAACTCTGGATCCAGTGTTATCTATGCAGATAGCGTACGCAGAGCCTGTATTGACATATATTTCTCGACCCCAGAGGTCAAGTGCCTTCAAAGCTATGCAAGCGATAAAGGAGGATATGGAGGTGCATAAAAGGGCAGAAGATAACAAGGAGCCCATGGCCTAA
- a CDS encoding conserved Plasmodium protein, unknown function (overlaps_old_locusTagID:BBM_II03790;~overlaps_old_locusTagID:BBM_II03795), protein MSGFVNIRRRISSFYKTIHPDTTTNFPETARNINSKSLCELNSYIDIFRHGFRCGFVSKKLNFFKPYVTATGKTLGNRIQPIAITLPSIPPEPTDFDLVRAAERLVNNINTALNERSGPFKPLCQSIELPESQNDGKHTMSKLLENEMINEAMLATNFLDNKLLYEINFFFNGIKQQHFKNDSKRSLMFKRAKLEIKKRVSQLIENEYDFLSAGMNLNCLFLKNKLTETEKEIAMENISGKNLDDCDLWLLKNVWHALHNLNPKIPVLIDITDSSYTYSSKYGYIQIPCNFKLMTLIEFLELNLDEIAFIRNNLKF, encoded by the exons ATGTCAGGATTTGTGAACATTCGGCGCAGAATTTCGTCCTTCTATAAGACAATACATCCAG ACACTACGACGAACTTTCCTGAAACTGCCAGAAATATCAATTCTAAATCATTGTGCGAACTCAATTCCTACATCGACATATTTAGACATGGATTTAGATGTGGATTTGTATCTAAAAAGCTTAACTTCTTCAAGCCATACGTAACAGCCACCGGTAAGACACTCGGAAATCGCATACAACCCATCGCAATAACACTACCAAGTATACCCCCCGAGCCAACTGATTTTGATCTAGTAAGGGCGGCAGAAAG ATTagttaataatataaatacgGCGCTAAATGAGAGATCAGGTCCTTTTAAACCTTTGTGTCAATCGATTGAATTGCCGGAATCACA AAATGATGGTAAACATACAATGTCAAAGTTACTGGAAAATGAAATGATTAATGAAGCAATGTTAGCaactaattttttagatAACAA GTTACTTTatgaaatcaatttttttttcaaTGGAATTAAGCAACAACatttcaaaaatgataGTAAACGTAGTTTAATGTTTAAGCGTGCAAAACTTGAGATAAAAAAGCGGGTTTCTCAATTAATAGAAAAtgaatatgattttttgaGTGCTGGAATGAATCTAAATTGCCTGTTTCTAAAAAATAAGTTGACGGAAACTGAAAAGGAG ATTGCCATGGAGAACATTTCAGGCAAAAATCTGGATGATTGCGACTTGTGGTTACTAAAGAACGTGTGGCATGCTTTACATAATTTGAATCCTAAAATACCCGTTTTGATTGATATAACTGATTCTAGCTATACTTATAGTAGCAAGTATGGATATATACAG ATACCGtgtaatttcaaattgatGACACTGATCGAATTCCTAGAACTGAATTTGGATGAAATCGCATTTATtagaaataatttgaaattttaa
- a CDS encoding DNA-directed RNA polymerase III subunit C11 (overlaps_old_locusTagID:BBM_II03800), which produces MLFCPICHSILFLKKSESSAAISSRFECSHCGYFYPITKAIVNTSEFPELKKKLTSESQLSENLENLAAKIMAICPTCNNNEAYFYSIQIRSADEPSTNFYTCTKCKKRWRE; this is translated from the exons ATGTTATTCTGTCCTATTTGTCACAGCATTCTTTTCCTGAAAAAGTCCGAAAGTTCGGCAGCCATTTCTTCCCGATTTGAATGTTCCCACTGCGGCTATTTCTACCCTATCACCAAAGCAATAGTCAACACTAGTGAATTTCCTGAGCTAAAAAAGAAGTTAACAAGCGAATCTCAACTGAGCGAGAATCTGGAGAATCTGGCGGCTAAGATAATGG CAATATGTCCAACGTGTAACAATAACGAGGCCTACTTTTACAGCATACAAATAAGATCGGCAGATGAACCATCTACAAACTTCTACACCTGCACCAAGTGCAAGAAGAGGTGGAGGGAGTAG
- a CDS encoding DNA excision repair protein ERCC-5 (overlaps_old_locusTagID:BBM_II03805) codes for MGVSGLWDAVAAGGKIIHPKSLENKVMAIDGSFWIRHISASRENGKYDSDFIAIFFKRICKLLSYKIIPIIVFDGIAPDAKRSEINHRTQTISKISDKHRRLTLKRIARQTLIKQLFPATKNAEIETTTHNGIENNDNLSAENVKNDDSLPPPNNNNNLFDNTNSSESSECGDCDNEYNQLISWHEFNKLSPIDKFNFLKNLQKKSFNNDRTRLVNFGGTITEFSNKLLNIYMKNANVNKLLDKVKMVLNVSNSPITGISDTLQQSFDCHNSIHNVWLDTNDIIKDYNTLIPNSNGVKRRRYLNDFEALSNPQEPILLDDIKLSTDNVDDEEVIKFSCDADLFGGEFMSDTNLDNLITVESPDDNLQRSSGNESDEWEELNNIVDNKIVHGNDISESNDINNHLYEPVVDDCGLIFDKSNIKIDKIETVDTHSISIVKADDKPPDYTIPDNRFQKLCKIDIFNYESADSSVGDKFNTYHNTYKMADVEISGSIGVSNVANKSTDDNVINKRVDYKIDVLKPESKGWLKNHSEESLNLFNRYPKLLNYEEFDNICTLLKLFKIPIIFAPSEAEAQCAQLNIEQSVYGVISDDSDTLVFGAIRVVKNFFNKQRNLELYQSQNIKQTLGLTREKLALIALLCGCDYTSGVKGIGIVNALEIIEAYPTFDDLYHFRDWATNIYSNTNDSCEIRNRYKVRHEKCRNGWIFHADFPNIHAYNLLMSPKVDLNIELPKSNKCARLNVECIESIALFMRGKSRMAPNDIIDHLNELDRCLSNGLLNGQLRLYDLDGISPHLKISSYAPDQTMMADSNTACAFIRSERMRCSIAAIKNNSNDVN; via the exons ATGGGCGTTTCTGGATTGTGGGATGCAGTTGCCGCTGGCGGTAAAATAATCCATCCCAAAAGCCTGGAAAACAAGGTCATGGCTATTGATGGGAGTTTTTGGATTAGACATATTTCAGCCTCCCGGGAGAATGGCAAATATGATAGTGATTTCATAGCTATTTTCTTCAAGCGTATATGCAAATTACTGTCCtataaaataattccaATAATTGTGTTTGATGGCATAGCTCCTGATGCTAAAAGAAGTGAAATAAACCATCGAACACAAactatttcaaaaatttcagaTAAACATAGGAGATTGACTTTGAAAAGAATTGCAAGACAAACTCTCATTAAGCAATTATTCCCTGCAACTAAAAATGCAGAGATTGAAACTACAACACATAATGGGATTGAAAATAACGATAATTTATCTGCGGAAAATGTGAAAAATGATGATTCACTACCACCGccaaataataataacaatcTCTTTGACAATACAAATTCCAGTGAATCTAGTGAATGTGGCGATTGTGACAATGAGTATAACCAACTAATTTCTTGGCACGAGTTTAACAAATTGTCTCCAATagataaattcaattttttaaagaaTTTACAGAAGAAATCATTTAACAATGATCGAACCCGGTTGGTAAACTTTGGTGGTACAATAACCGAGTTCTCAAACAAGCTACTCAACATTTACATGAAGAATGCGAATGTTAACAAGTTGCTCGATAAGGTGAAAATGGTTTTAAATGTATCCAATTCACCAATAACCGGCATTAGTGATACACTGCAGCAATCTTTTGACTGTCACAACTCTATTCATAATGTCTGGCTTGATACCAATGACATAATCAAAGATTATAACACACTAATTCCAAATTCTAATGGCGTAAAGAGGCGACgttatttaaatgattttgaaGCACTATCTAATCCACAGGAACCTATTCTATTGgatgatatcaaattatcaacagATAATGTCGATGATGAAGAAGTTATAAAGTTTAGTTGTGATGCAGATTTGTTTGGCGGAGAATTTATGTCAGatacaaatttagataatttgataacaGTTGAATCTcctgatgataatttacaacGTAGTTCAGGTAATGAATCTGATGAATGGGAagaattaaataatatagttgATAACAAAATAGTACATGGTAATGATATATCAGAAtcaaatgatattaataatcatttatatgAACCTGTGGTTGATGATTGTGGATTAATCtttgataaatcaaatatcaAAATAGACAAAATAGAGACAGTTGATACCCATTCAATTAGCATTGTTAAAGCTGATGATAAACCACCAGATTATACCATTCCGGATAATAGATTccaaaaattatgtaaaattgatatattcaattatgAATCCGCCGATTCAAGTGTCggtgataaatttaacacatatcataatacatataaaaTGGCAGATGTGGAAATTTCCGGCTCTATCGGAGTGTCTAATGTAGCAAACAAATCTACTGATgataatgtaattaataaaagGGTGgattataaaattgatgtttTAAAGCCCGAAAGCAAAGGATGGCTTAAAAATCATTCCGAAGAATCGTTAAACTTATTCAACAGATACCCTAAACTTCTTAATTATGAAGAGTTTGACAATATATGTACTCTACTTAAACTCTTCAAAATCCCTATTATCTTCGCTCCTTCTGAAGCTGAAGCTCAGTGTGCTCAACTTAATATTGAACAGTCAGTATATGGTGTAATATCTGATGATTCAGATACATTGGTTTTTGGGGCCATTAGAGTTGTTAAGAATTTCTTCAACAAACAAAGAAACTTAGAATTATATCAGTCACAGAATATCAAACAAACACTTGGATTGACACGAGAGAAACTAGCTCTAATTGCTCTGCTTTGTGGATGTGATTACACCAGTGGAGTAAAGGGAATTGGCATTGTTAATGCTTTGGAGATAATAGAAGCCTATCCCACATTTGATGATCTGTATCATTTTCGTGATTGGGccacaaatattta ttcaaatacaaatgattCTTGTGAAATAAGGAATAGATATAAAGTTAGACATGAGAAATGTCGAAATGGGTGGATTTTTCACGCGGATTTCCCAAATATCCATGCTTACAATTTACTAATGTCCCCTAAGGtagatttaaatatagaattACCTAAATCAAACAAATGTGCCAGATTAAACGTCGAATGTATAGAGTCTATTGCATTGTTTATGAGAGGAAAATCCAGAATGGCGCCTAACGACATTATAGATCACCTCAATGAACTAGATAGATGTCTGAGTAATGGTCTATTGAATGGACAACTCAGATTGTACGATTTAGACGGCATATCACCGCATCTTAAAATAAGCAGCTACGCCCCAGACCAAACAATGATGGCTGATAGCAATACCGCTTGTGCTTTTATTAGATCAGAAAGAATGCGATGTAGCATTGCAGCAATTAAAAACAACTCTAATGATGtaaattag
- a CDS encoding mitochondrial inner membrane TIM10 associated protein, putative (overlaps_old_locusTagID:BBM_II03805) translates to MSSESLDPKNVGIAMDLIVLSMLNEKVRKVCFKKCFGTKFGEQLNKSEQLCLAKCMDRFYEAHSIVSQASSEATQNFSILK, encoded by the exons ATGAGTAGCGAATCCTTGGATCCTAAAAATGTGGGCATAGCCATGGACCTAATAGTCTTGTCCATGCTAAACGAA AAAGTTAGGAAGGTTTGTTTTAAGAAATGTTTTGGAACAAAATTTGGCGAACAACTTAATAAATCTGAACAATTATGCTTAGCTAAATGCATGGATCGGTT TTATGAAGCACATAGTATTGTATCTCAGGCCAGTTCTGAAGcaacacaaaattttagCATTTTGAAATAA
- a CDS encoding hypothetical protein (overlaps_old_locusTagID:BBM_II03810): MLDKYKFRAAEIFNLYAKSFCKISGCNHLQCGHPKVIKVDDYVNLARMFGLLYTSSDIISFNSRIKTAGITHLTLENFIELLEIKLKSSKQLNITSVEKLLRNSYSVLDYQGQGKINSSDLKHMLASLNNGELNPTFCSKLITDTIKKNPRFITQDNFVNILMPLTDDIELVRLNQE, from the coding sequence ATGTtggataaatataaatttcGTGCAGCtgaaatattcaatttatacGCCAAATCATTTTGCAAAATCTCTGGTTGTAACCACTTACAATGTGGCCATCCAAAGGTTATCAAAGTTGATGATTATGTCAACTTGGCCCGAATGTTTGGATTGCTATACACTTCTAgtgatattatatcattcaaTAGTCGTATAAAAACTGCAGGTATTACACATTTGActttggaaaattttattgaaCTTTTAGAGATTAAATTGAAATCATCAAAGCAATTAAACATAACATCGGTGGAAAAGTTACTACGGAATTCATATTCTGTATTGGACTATCAGGGTCAgggtaaaattaattcatcTGACCTGAAACATATGTTAGCGTCGCTAAATAATGGTGAATTAAATCCAACATTTTGTAGTAAATTGATAACAGATACTATAAAGAAGAATCCCAGATTTATCACTCAAGACAACTTTGTCAACATTCTAATGCCATTAACTGATGATATAGAACTGGTTAGATTGAATCAAGagtga